A part of Aegilops tauschii subsp. strangulata cultivar AL8/78 chromosome 2, Aet v6.0, whole genome shotgun sequence genomic DNA contains:
- the LOC109786794 gene encoding uncharacterized protein, whose amino-acid sequence MLLVACGDATGGGNGVEADCVPFIDLCPPHVPPLHRMSRPQLLRHTALSSLETMLIGDNNGVLLCPSTLGTTEAQKYPEKIGRVLSGYPARTGQHHSNDLTLGVHFYTVMASASTNYLEDYLPSPQINCLMCSMVLLNWIQACYKSNSNLISSFFANKKLYMLWRTTSTTD is encoded by the exons ATGCTTCTGGTGGCGTGTGGCGACGCGACCGGTGGAGGGAACGGGGTTGAGGCCGACTGTGTCCCGTTCATCGATCTGTGCCCACCACATGTTCCTCCTCTCCATCGAATGTCACGTCCCCAGTTACTGCGACACACGGCGCTCTCCTCTCTTGAGACGATGCTTATAGGCGACAATAATGGTGTCCTGTTGTGCCCCTCCACACTTGGGACCACCGAGGCGCAAAAGTATCCAGAGAAGATCGGCCGTGTTCTAAGTGGCTACCCAGCAAG GACTGGACAGCATCATTCTAACGACCTCACCCTAGGAGTCCACTTCTACACGGTCATGGCATCCGCCTCCACCAATTATCTAGAG GATTATCTCCCTTCTCCACAGATAAATTGCTTGATGTGTTCAATGGTCCTGTTGAATTGGATACAAGCATGCTACAAATCTAACAGTAATTTAATAAG TTCATTCTTCGCAAACAAGAAACTCTACATGCTGTGGAGAACCACTTCTACAACAGATTAG